A genomic segment from Sulfuritalea hydrogenivorans sk43H encodes:
- a CDS encoding 4Fe-4S binding protein, with protein MQTATIILHPRLPQRRTRLARLGDWMARHRRAILAVQWVIVVFYLVLVALPAFLPHPHPEARLFSSDFGATSAIDRSVCTTGALNPTPTEKAAYLACWQDRLVLLAQYLFWGVWWPFVILSIMLMGRVWCGVLCPEGALAEFASRHGRGGAIPKWMRWGGWPVVAFILTTVYGQLVSVYDYPQAALLILGGSTVAAVGVGWMYGKGKRVWCRYLCPVSGVFSLLARIAPVHFRIDRAAWDAHPQRSAAVDCAPLLDVKHMKGAGQCHACGRCSGHRDAVTLAVRSPNAEILDAGGDMPRTNEAVLLLFGMLGVAMGAFQWTVNPWFVRGKQAAADWLVARDILWPLGDSPAWWLLTRYPEAGDVFTWLDGAAILIWISMYAIVLGGFAWLTVRAAAHLAGVDWRRLALGLVPLAGIGLFLGLSMMSATHLRAEGVHLGWLTPLRAALLVIGLGWSASLGWQLVRVGASGTAARGIAGLLWLLPLAAVGASWWLTFFVW; from the coding sequence ATGCAAACCGCGACCATCATCCTCCATCCGCGCCTGCCCCAACGCCGCACGCGACTGGCGCGACTCGGCGACTGGATGGCGCGGCACCGGCGCGCCATCCTCGCCGTGCAGTGGGTGATCGTGGTCTTCTATCTGGTACTGGTGGCCCTGCCCGCCTTCCTGCCGCATCCGCATCCGGAAGCGCGGCTGTTCTCCTCTGATTTCGGCGCCACCTCGGCGATCGATCGCAGCGTATGCACCACCGGCGCACTGAACCCGACCCCTACAGAAAAGGCCGCCTACCTCGCCTGCTGGCAGGACCGGCTGGTGCTGCTCGCGCAATACCTGTTCTGGGGCGTCTGGTGGCCCTTCGTGATCCTCTCCATCATGCTCATGGGCCGCGTCTGGTGCGGCGTGCTCTGCCCGGAAGGCGCGCTGGCCGAGTTCGCCAGCCGCCACGGGCGCGGCGGCGCCATCCCGAAATGGATGCGCTGGGGCGGCTGGCCGGTGGTGGCCTTCATCCTCACCACGGTCTATGGCCAGCTCGTCAGCGTCTATGACTACCCGCAGGCCGCGCTGCTGATCCTCGGCGGCTCCACCGTCGCCGCCGTCGGCGTCGGCTGGATGTATGGCAAGGGCAAACGCGTCTGGTGCCGCTACCTGTGCCCGGTCTCCGGTGTTTTCAGCCTGCTGGCGCGTATCGCGCCGGTGCATTTCCGCATCGACCGCGCGGCCTGGGACGCCCATCCACAACGCAGCGCCGCCGTCGATTGCGCGCCGCTGCTCGACGTCAAGCACATGAAGGGCGCCGGACAGTGCCACGCTTGCGGCCGCTGCAGCGGCCACCGCGATGCCGTGACGCTCGCCGTGCGCTCGCCCAATGCCGAGATTCTCGACGCCGGCGGCGACATGCCGCGCACCAACGAGGCCGTGCTACTGCTGTTCGGCATGCTCGGCGTCGCCATGGGCGCCTTCCAGTGGACCGTCAACCCGTGGTTCGTGCGAGGCAAACAGGCCGCTGCCGACTGGCTGGTGGCGCGCGATATCCTCTGGCCGCTGGGCGACAGCCCGGCCTGGTGGCTGCTCACGCGCTACCCCGAAGCCGGCGACGTGTTCACCTGGCTCGACGGTGCCGCGATCCTGATCTGGATTTCCATGTATGCGATTGTGCTGGGCGGCTTCGCCTGGCTGACGGTGCGCGCCGCCGCACATCTCGCCGGCGTCGACTGGCGTCGACTGGCGCTGGGCCTCGTGCCGCTGGCCGGCATCGGCCTCTTCCTCGGCTTGTCGATGATGAGCGCCACCCATCTGCGCGCCGAAGGCGTCCATCTGGGCTGGCTGACCCCGCTGCGCGCGGCGCTGCTTGTCATCGGCCTCGGCTGGTCGGCCTCGCTCGGCTGGCAACTGGTGAGAGTCGGCGCCAGCGGTACGGCGGCGCGCGGTATCGCCGGCCTGCTCTGGCTGCTTCCGCTGGCCGCAGTCGGCGCCAGCTGGTGGCTGACCTTCTTTGTCTGGTAA
- a CDS encoding cupredoxin domain-containing protein: MPAPLSHGLFVLALWLGLGWATGAHAQAAPAALPTWTIIVKDGVFTPKRLEVPAGQRIKLILKNEGPGPLEFENADLHVEKILAAKAESFVVVKLPAGEHMFVDEFNIATGELLVIAK, translated from the coding sequence ATGCCGGCGCCACTCTCGCACGGATTATTCGTCCTCGCGCTCTGGCTGGGTCTCGGCTGGGCGACGGGCGCCCATGCGCAGGCGGCGCCGGCCGCCCTGCCGACCTGGACCATCATCGTCAAGGACGGCGTGTTCACACCGAAGCGGCTCGAAGTACCGGCCGGGCAGCGCATCAAGCTCATCCTCAAGAACGAAGGTCCGGGGCCGCTGGAATTCGAGAACGCCGACCTGCACGTCGAGAAGATCCTCGCCGCCAAGGCCGAATCCTTCGTCGTCGTCAAGCTGCCGGCGGGCGAACACATGTTCGTCGACGAATTCAACATCGCCACCGGCGAGCTGCTGGTCATTGCCAAGTAG
- a CDS encoding carbohydrate porin produces the protein MRRTLIAALLAAGFAAPVLAADDAVLAELKRLAARIEMLEKQNKEMEKALDTQRLSEKEPELVTRLKAVEFQTLSMQKQARQIESLEGITVGASLTGVMQKVGAAHTASGADEPRANYRGDISVTLPGGEMGDTEGKIFAHFRFGQGSGIGLRPTYTSGANTTAFQTAAGSDDSFGILAQAWYQLKIPLLDGGTKANAREHLHLTAGKIDPFVFFDQNGAADDESAKFMNNAFVHNPLLDSGGDIRADAYGFAPGVIAQYVNEKQKGSEWSLSLGMFGSGPGANFSGSLAMPFVIAQAETHARFNYLPGTYRAYLWHNGRGRGATYDQIERKHAGIGFSADQKVADDITLFGRYGHQLKGQVRFDRALTLGAELAGSPWGRAADSLGLALGALRTSANFRRDSLAIDADADGNADFGYQASGSEKQLELYYRVKLNSKVELTPDFQLIRQPGGNAAAPTVKVFGLRAKVGF, from the coding sequence ATGCGCAGAACGCTAATCGCCGCCCTGCTGGCGGCGGGGTTCGCGGCGCCCGTGCTGGCCGCCGACGATGCGGTGCTGGCCGAATTGAAACGGCTCGCGGCGCGCATCGAGATGCTGGAAAAACAGAACAAGGAGATGGAAAAGGCGCTGGATACCCAGCGCCTTTCCGAAAAAGAGCCGGAACTCGTTACGCGCCTCAAGGCCGTGGAATTCCAGACCCTGTCGATGCAGAAGCAGGCGCGCCAGATCGAATCGCTGGAAGGCATCACGGTCGGCGCCAGCCTGACCGGCGTGATGCAGAAGGTCGGCGCTGCGCACACGGCGAGTGGCGCCGATGAACCCCGCGCCAACTATCGCGGCGACATTTCGGTGACGCTGCCCGGCGGCGAAATGGGTGATACCGAAGGCAAGATCTTCGCCCACTTCCGCTTCGGCCAGGGCAGCGGCATCGGCCTGCGCCCAACCTACACCAGCGGCGCCAACACCACCGCCTTCCAGACCGCCGCCGGCAGCGACGATTCCTTCGGCATCCTGGCCCAGGCTTGGTATCAGCTCAAGATCCCCTTGCTGGATGGAGGAACGAAGGCCAATGCCCGCGAACACCTGCACCTCACAGCCGGCAAGATCGACCCCTTCGTCTTCTTCGACCAGAACGGCGCGGCCGATGACGAATCGGCGAAATTCATGAACAACGCCTTCGTGCATAACCCCCTGCTGGATTCCGGCGGCGACATCCGCGCCGATGCCTACGGCTTCGCGCCCGGCGTAATCGCGCAATACGTCAATGAAAAGCAGAAAGGTTCCGAGTGGAGCCTTTCGCTGGGCATGTTCGGCTCCGGCCCCGGCGCCAATTTCTCCGGCTCGCTGGCTATGCCCTTCGTCATCGCCCAGGCCGAGACCCACGCACGCTTCAATTATCTGCCGGGCACCTACCGCGCCTACCTGTGGCACAACGGCCGCGGCCGCGGCGCGACCTACGACCAGATCGAGCGCAAGCACGCCGGAATCGGCTTCTCCGCCGACCAGAAGGTCGCCGACGACATAACGCTGTTCGGCCGCTATGGCCACCAGCTGAAGGGTCAGGTGCGCTTCGACCGTGCGCTGACGCTCGGCGCCGAACTGGCCGGCAGCCCGTGGGGACGCGCCGCCGACAGCCTCGGCCTGGCGCTCGGCGCCTTGCGCACCAGCGCCAACTTCCGCCGCGACTCGCTGGCCATCGACGCCGATGCCGACGGCAACGCCGACTTCGGCTATCAGGCGAGCGGGTCGGAAAAGCAACTGGAGCTCTACTACCGCGTCAAGCTCAACAGCAAGGTTGAACTGACGCCCGACTTCCAGTTGATTCGCCAGCCCGGAGGCAACGCCGCCGCGCCGACGGTCAAGGTGTTCGGCCTGCGTGCCAAGGTGGGGTTCTGA
- a CDS encoding iron transporter, whose product MLFPLRSLVITALAAASFSAAALEYPIGVPQNVAGMEVAAVYLQAVEMEPEGHMRKASESDIHLEADIHALSSNANGFAEGMWIPHLLVKYELTKAGSNETIRGDMMPMVASDGPHYGDNVKLRGPGKYKVKFIIYPPNAKENPHGNHFGRHTDRATGVRPWFKPVETEWEFTYAGIGKKGGY is encoded by the coding sequence ATGCTGTTTCCCCTGCGTTCCCTCGTCATCACCGCCCTCGCCGCGGCGTCCTTCTCCGCCGCCGCCCTTGAATACCCCATCGGCGTGCCGCAGAACGTCGCCGGCATGGAAGTCGCCGCGGTCTATCTGCAGGCCGTCGAAATGGAGCCGGAGGGCCACATGCGCAAGGCCTCCGAATCCGACATCCATCTCGAAGCCGACATCCACGCCCTTTCCAGCAATGCCAACGGCTTCGCCGAAGGCATGTGGATTCCGCACCTGCTGGTCAAGTACGAACTGACCAAGGCCGGCAGCAATGAAACAATCCGCGGCGACATGATGCCGATGGTCGCCAGCGACGGCCCGCACTATGGCGACAACGTCAAGTTGCGCGGCCCCGGCAAGTACAAGGTCAAGTTCATCATCTATCCGCCCAACGCCAAAGAGAACCCCCACGGCAATCATTTCGGCCGCCACACCGACCGCGCCACCGGCGTACGTCCGTGGTTCAAGCCGGTCGAGACCGAGTGGGAATTCACCTACGCCGGCATCGGCAAGAAGGGCGGGTACTGA
- the hemP gene encoding hemin uptake protein HemP: MKNDPQPPTTKPEMSRTPAVIPRPLDSVALLGTKGEVEITHQGETYRLRRTRQGKLILTK, from the coding sequence ATGAAGAACGACCCTCAGCCCCCGACCACAAAGCCGGAAATGTCGCGCACGCCGGCCGTTATCCCGCGCCCCCTGGACAGCGTCGCCCTGCTCGGCACCAAAGGCGAAGTCGAGATCACCCATCAGGGCGAAACCTACCGCTTGCGCCGCACCCGGCAGGGCAAGCTGATCCTGACAAAATAG
- the ppa gene encoding inorganic diphosphatase encodes MGLDRVPSGKDLPNDFNVVIEISMHSEPIKYEVDKESGAIFVDRFMCTAMHYPCNYGYIPHTIAGDGDPVDVLVLSQFALPPGVVVRCRPIGMLKMTDEAGEDAKLLAVPVDKLTPMYRDIAGPRDLPQIMLDQISHFFQHYKDLEPGKFVKIQGWVGIEEAKKEIMDGVAAFESAKDKPAF; translated from the coding sequence ATGGGCCTGGATCGCGTTCCTTCCGGCAAGGATTTGCCGAACGATTTCAACGTGGTGATCGAGATTTCGATGCACTCCGAGCCGATCAAATACGAGGTGGACAAGGAGTCCGGCGCGATATTCGTCGATCGCTTCATGTGCACGGCGATGCATTACCCCTGCAACTATGGCTATATCCCGCACACGATTGCCGGCGACGGCGATCCGGTGGATGTCCTGGTGCTTTCGCAGTTCGCCCTGCCGCCCGGCGTGGTGGTGCGCTGCCGTCCGATCGGCATGCTCAAGATGACGGATGAAGCCGGAGAGGACGCCAAACTGCTGGCGGTGCCGGTGGACAAGCTGACGCCGATGTACCGCGATATCGCCGGTCCGCGCGACCTGCCGCAGATCATGCTGGACCAGATATCGCATTTCTTCCAGCACTACAAGGATCTCGAGCCCGGCAAGTTCGTCAAGATACAGGGCTGGGTCGGCATCGAAGAGGCCAAGAAGGAAATCATGGATGGCGTTGCCGCCTTTGAGAGCGCCAAGGACAAGCCGGCGTTCTGA
- a CDS encoding NAD+ synthase, producing the protein MTRLRIAIAQFNAHVGDLAGNAARILEFAGRAREGGADVLLTPELALSGYPAEDLLMRPDFYRACTAQLELLARAAPLPIVIGHPEELEDNRYNAASLVAGGKVVATYRKHRLPNYEVFDEERYFAPGHKPCVIELKGVRCGLAICADVWESGAAEAAAHGGAELILTLNASPFHMNKQARRYEVLRDRVAGTGKPVIYANLVGGQDELVFDGASFAMDGQGRLTHQLPAFVEALEFIDYADGHLLPGRIAEPASREAELYAALKLGVADYLGKNGFPGAIIGLSGGIDSALTLAIAVDALGADQVRAVMMPSPWTAQMSLDDSREMVRRLGVQYDEIPIAAAMEQFAVLLAPTFAQLGPKPAWDTTDENLQARIRGMLLMALSNRTGRIVLTTGNKSEMAVGYATLYGDMAGGFAVIKDVAKTLVYRLANWRNAVSDVIPRNIITRAPSAELKPGQTDQDTLPPYEVLDAIIEAYMERDESPRQIIAAGYDEADVRKVVGMLKKNEYKRRQAPVGIRVTQRGFGKDWRYPITSRYPDEY; encoded by the coding sequence ATGACACGCCTGCGCATAGCCATTGCCCAATTCAACGCGCACGTCGGCGATCTGGCCGGCAATGCAGCCCGCATTCTCGAGTTCGCCGGCCGCGCGCGCGAAGGCGGTGCCGACGTGTTGCTGACGCCTGAACTGGCCTTGAGCGGCTACCCGGCTGAAGACCTGCTGATGCGGCCGGATTTCTATCGCGCCTGTACCGCGCAACTCGAACTTCTTGCGCGGGCGGCGCCGCTGCCGATCGTGATCGGCCATCCCGAAGAATTGGAAGATAATCGCTACAACGCCGCTTCTCTGGTGGCCGGCGGCAAGGTGGTGGCGACGTATCGCAAGCATCGCCTGCCGAATTACGAAGTCTTCGACGAAGAACGCTACTTTGCTCCGGGACACAAACCCTGCGTGATCGAACTCAAGGGTGTGCGCTGCGGACTGGCAATCTGTGCCGATGTATGGGAGTCAGGTGCAGCCGAGGCCGCCGCGCACGGCGGGGCGGAACTGATTCTTACCCTCAACGCGTCGCCCTTCCACATGAACAAGCAGGCGCGCCGCTATGAGGTATTGCGCGACCGCGTGGCCGGGACCGGCAAACCCGTGATCTATGCCAACCTGGTCGGCGGCCAGGACGAGCTGGTGTTCGACGGCGCCTCGTTCGCGATGGACGGGCAGGGGCGTCTGACGCACCAGCTGCCGGCCTTCGTCGAGGCCCTCGAATTCATCGACTATGCGGATGGGCATTTGCTGCCCGGCCGCATTGCGGAGCCGGCCTCGCGCGAGGCCGAGCTCTATGCGGCGCTCAAGCTGGGGGTTGCCGACTACCTCGGCAAGAACGGCTTTCCCGGCGCGATCATCGGCCTTTCGGGGGGCATCGATTCCGCGCTGACGCTGGCCATTGCGGTCGATGCGCTGGGCGCCGACCAGGTGCGCGCGGTGATGATGCCGTCGCCGTGGACCGCGCAGATGAGCCTCGACGATTCGCGCGAGATGGTACGTCGGCTGGGTGTGCAATACGATGAAATCCCGATTGCCGCGGCGATGGAGCAATTCGCCGTGTTGCTGGCGCCGACTTTCGCGCAACTGGGACCGAAGCCGGCCTGGGACACCACGGACGAAAACCTGCAGGCGCGCATTCGCGGCATGCTGCTGATGGCGCTGTCGAACCGCACCGGGCGCATCGTGCTGACCACCGGCAACAAGAGCGAAATGGCGGTCGGTTATGCCACGCTTTACGGCGACATGGCCGGCGGCTTCGCGGTCATCAAGGATGTGGCGAAGACCCTTGTTTATCGGTTGGCAAACTGGCGCAACGCGGTTTCCGACGTGATTCCGCGGAACATCATTACGCGTGCGCCCTCGGCGGAACTGAAGCCGGGGCAGACCGACCAGGACACGCTGCCTCCCTATGAAGTGCTCGACGCGATCATCGAAGCCTACATGGAGCGCGACGAAAGCCCGCGCCAGATCATCGCTGCCGGTTACGACGAAGCCGACGTGCGCAAGGTGGTCGGCATGTTGAAGAAGAACGAATACAAGCGGCGTCAGGCGCCGGTCGGAATCCGCGTCACGCAGCGCGGTTTCGGCAAGGACTGGCGCTATCCGATAACATCACGCTATCCAGACGAATACTGA
- a CDS encoding P-II family nitrogen regulator, with product MKKIEAIIKPFKLDEVREALSDVGVTGLTVTEVKGFGRQKGHTELYRGAEYVVDFLPKIKIEIVVAEETVEPAIEAIIKAARTGKIGDGKIFVSPVEQVVRIRTGEANEAAI from the coding sequence ATGAAGAAGATCGAAGCCATCATCAAGCCGTTCAAACTCGACGAAGTTCGCGAAGCGCTTTCGGATGTAGGCGTGACCGGCTTGACCGTTACCGAGGTCAAGGGTTTCGGCCGCCAGAAGGGCCATACCGAGCTGTATCGCGGCGCAGAGTACGTCGTCGATTTCCTGCCCAAGATCAAGATCGAGATCGTCGTCGCCGAAGAGACGGTCGAGCCAGCCATCGAGGCCATCATCAAGGCGGCCCGCACCGGCAAGATCGGCGACGGCAAGATTTTCGTTTCGCCGGTGGAGCAGGTCGTGCGCATCCGTACCGGTGAAGCCAACGAAGCAGCGATCTGA
- a CDS encoding Smr/MutS family protein, whose translation MPKRVTPSPEERAVFQEAVADVQPLAWDRVHHEPPLPPAIPRQHLRDEAAVLGESLHGPALIDLYLEGGDEAAWRRDSLPKAWLRDLRRGRWVTQSKLDLHGMNREQARIAVVTFLAECRSHGYRCVRIVHGKGLSSPGREPVLKKLVLGWLTQRSEVLAFCQARAAEGGAGAVIVLLAAKK comes from the coding sequence GTGCCCAAGCGCGTCACACCGTCACCGGAAGAACGCGCCGTATTTCAGGAGGCGGTGGCGGATGTGCAGCCACTGGCCTGGGATCGCGTCCACCACGAACCACCCCTGCCACCAGCCATTCCGCGCCAGCATTTGCGCGATGAGGCCGCCGTTCTGGGCGAGTCGCTGCACGGCCCGGCGCTGATCGACCTGTATCTGGAAGGCGGCGACGAAGCCGCCTGGCGCCGCGACAGCCTGCCGAAGGCCTGGCTGCGCGATCTGCGGCGCGGGCGCTGGGTAACCCAGAGCAAGCTCGATCTGCACGGCATGAACCGCGAGCAGGCGCGAATCGCGGTGGTCACGTTTCTGGCGGAATGCCGAAGTCATGGCTATCGCTGCGTGCGCATCGTGCACGGCAAGGGCCTGAGTTCGCCCGGCCGCGAGCCGGTGCTGAAGAAGCTGGTTTTGGGCTGGCTGACCCAGCGCAGCGAAGTGCTGGCCTTCTGCCAAGCGCGCGCCGCCGAGGGCGGCGCGGGCGCGGTGATCGTGTTACTCGCCGCCAAAAAATAA